The Bacteroidia bacterium region ATGGAACAATCAGCGGTATGTTGCTGGTACTTGGTTAAGAGTTACAAGCAGTGAGCCTCATACACTTTTACAAGAGTGGGTGAAAGATATTCCTGAAACCTTAGAAGCAAAAGAACCATTAACAGCTGCGTTAGTTCGGGTTTTGGAAGAGATTGGTATTATAAAAACTTCGAATAAATCCGCAGTAGATAAAAATATTGAGACCGAAGAAATGATAAAAGCACTTATTTACGCAGCGGAAATTGGTATAACCGCGAGAGTGTGGCGTAACATGCGTGGGAAACTATAGATATTTATTTAAAAATGAATTATAATTAAATAATAAGGAGCAAAAATGAACTACGAACAATATATTCAAGAAATCGCAAAAATAGCAAAAATGGAACCATCCAATTTATTCGCTATGCCTATTGATGATTTTGCCAAAGTTTTGCAGGACAGTAATCAAGAATATATTACTGCTCGCCAATTACACTATAAAAAAGAAATCGAAGACTTGAAAGAAGAGGGTAGCGAAAAAAGCCTTGGCAAGATGCGGCGTTTACAAGACGCCTACGACAACGCGGCGATGATGATTGGTCGCAGCGACGCCTTTTCCTCTTTTGATTCTTATGATATAAACGGCATGCTCTATAACTGGTATTTATGGACAGCGCTGTACGTGAGTAGTTGGGTATTTGCACGTGCGATTGATCGACCAGCAACGGATATGATTCGTGCCGGTTGGAAAATTGTTCCGGAATTGAAAGAAGATAAATTAGAAATAAAAAATGAAACTGGAAAAATAGTTATCCAAAATATTCGTTTTGATCACTCGTTATTTAATACAAAAATGCGCGAAATGATTCAACCAATCATTCAAGCTTTGAAATGGTCACGTCTTTATGGTGGAGCAATTTGTTGCTTATTAACCGAAGAAGAAGATGTTACTGAATATGAAAAACCGTTAGAAAAATTAGAAAAAGGCAAACCCTTTCGCTTGCTGCCAGCTGACCGTTGGCAGCAAGTTTTTCCGTCAGCCAATATGGTAACGGACGTTAAAAGTATTGATTATAATACACCCGAGTATTATTCGGTGAGGACGGATGCAGGATCATTTCGTTTTCACCACACGCGTGTGCTGCGTTTCGCAAACGGCGCGGCCCCAGAATTAATCAGCCGTATGTTAATGGGTTGGGGTATTCCCGACGGGGTGAGACTCTTTAACGAAATAAACCGCGACGAAAAAATTAAAAATATGATCACAAGTGCGCTCGCTAAGAACTCATTAGAAATTATTAAAATGGGTGGTATGAAACAATACATGAGTGATCAATTAACCCCGGAGATGGAGGCAGAGCTCGATAATAAACTAGCGATGATTAATCGTTATCGTTCTTTTAACTCGCTACTGTTTCTTGATAAAGACGATGATTACTCACGTCACGAGGGCGGCCCGATCGGGACTTTATCACAACTAATGGACACAAACTCGCGCTTTGTAGCAGGTGCCATACCGATGCCGCAAGTGTTATTATACGGTGACCAGCAGACAGGATTGAGTGGTAATTCTTTTGACGATTTATTATTATATGAAGACCATTTGATGAGTTTGCGGCATGAGCGATTAGAGGGATCTATTATAAAAGCCTCAAAATGGATATGCGATTATTTGGGTTATGAAACAGAATCAATTAGAGTAATATTTAATTCTTCTTTACCGGTACCCGAAAGCAAAAAAGTTGAAAACACCAATGCTCATTTTGAGATGTGGAAAACAGCACTTGATATGGGTATTTATAAAAAATCAATGGTTTTAGAAGAAATAAGAAATAAGCGCGACGAGTTAGCAATTGGTGATTCTGTTACGGAAGAAATGGTTGAACAAATGCGTTTAGAAGAAGGTTTAGAAAAAGATTCTGAACCGGCTACTGAAGAAGAAAACGGCGAAGAGTTATTACCGCCGACAGAATAAAGAAAGGGGTAATAAAATGGAAACTATTAAAATTAGAGAGTTAATTATTAAAAAGGAAGAAGAAATAAAACGCCTCGAAAAATTATTAGAAAAATACGAAAAAGCGCTTTCGCCGCAGGCTTTTGAAGAGGTTATGAAACAACGAGATCTGCCTTATAATGAGCGCCGTTTAGATCGAAACGATTGGGCAATTGATGATTATATGCGCACCTATCTCAAGATAAAAGAAGCTCGTGAAACCCTTGCGCGGCATGAGCTACGGATGCAAAAAATTGCTAATTATAAAGCATTGCCAGAAATAAAAGTGCTGCGTGATTTTTTGAATGAGTGGGTAGAGCGCGTAACTGGCTTCGTTTTAGATACATATAAAAGTTACAAAGAAGCGTATCGCGAAATGGAAGGCTCATTAAAAGGTCTTTCTTATGATGAAAAACAAAAAGCGCGTCGTTTGTTTTATAAAACGTGGGACGGTAAGTTATCGCGACGTTGGGTTAGTCTCTTAACTTACGAACGCGCAATGAACTGGGAAACCAAAATAAGAGAAGTTTTAGAAAAAGAAGCAACCCGTAAATATGAAACGCTTGTTAATAAAGTGACAGACATTGTCGGAAATATTATTGACGTTGCCGCAATAAGAGTGGGTAGTAACGGCGAATTAAACGGTATTATTCACGGTGACAAAGGAACAGCAAAAGTGTTAACGATCGGGGCCGGAGGTTACAATATTCAAGTATTTCATTTTCGCACATTAATCAGCGAGGTAAAACAATGAAAATTAAACTAAACACTAATTTTGAACCTTATTTTATACCTGTTGATTTAAGCAGACGGACGCAATACAAAGGCCGCGACTATACTGCACGCCAGTTGCGAGCGTTCGTAGAACGTAACGCCCAACAGCAACAAGCACGGTCGAAATTCATTCGTGGTATAAATTACGATGGGATGGATCCCCACGATCCGCGGGACTTACATTTTAGCAGTGATTCACAAGATGGTTCACAACGCTATCAGTTAAAGTTACGCTTTTTTGATTTTGCCAATCTTGCACCGCGTAATAAAAAAGAAGTTATTAATTTATTGAACGAAACTGACGTTGGTATTTACTGCACTTGCCCGTCATTCCTCTACTGGGGCGCTGCGTATAAGGCCGACCAGATGGGTTATGGTATCGTTAGCGAGTCCCGTGCCCCACGCGATCCAAATAAGGCAAAAAAGGACGCTTTCTATGCTTGCAAGCATGCCCAGGCCGTTTTACGAGCGATGCCGTTTTGGTGGCCAAAAGTGCGGCGAGATTATATAAATTATTATCGAGAGCAATCCGAAAAAATAATGAAGCAGGAGCTGAGCACTACGGAAGATACGCTCGCCCGCGAGGAAATAATTAAAGAAAACAAAGAAGGGTGGAAATAATATATGCCAGATGAGTTTAGAAGTATTCATAGTACCGCAAGAGTTGCAACTTCTTATATAGGAAAATTAAAAAGCAAGTTAGAATCATGGGGTCGAAAAATGACCGAAGATTTAGGAAAAATGCGCGGTAAAGAAGCGGCTTCAGCTATTGAAGTTGATGAAAACCTTAAAAAATTCGAAAAATCAATTCCCAATTTAAAAGAATTGAAACAAAAAGCAGACAACGATAAAAGCGAAGAAAAAGAGGACTCCAATAACTATAGTATTATCATGGCTGAGTACAGTAAATGGTGGAAAGAACTATTTATTCCTTTTAGTAAAAAGTTTTTACCTTTGTTAAAAGAATTTAAAACTTTAGAAGAGATGGAGAAAGTTTTAAAAGACGCGCGACAAAAACTAAATATATTAATTAAAAAAGAAGCAGAACAAGAAAAAGAAGTAAAACAAGAAGATAGCTCATTTGCTTATTTAACCAATAAATTAAGCAAAGGTAATGACAAACCACGCTCGCGGTTTGTTATAAAAATTAAAAAAATAGCAGGAGGAAAACAGAATGGAACAAAAAACAACAACGATTAACGGTGTAAAAGTGCGGTTAAAACAGTTAAAAGCTCCCCAAGTAATGGCCTTTTTAACCGTTTACGGTAAAGGTTTAGAGAGCGATGATTTTGACGCCATATCAAAGAGTTATGAAGAATTATTTAGTTGGGTTGAAGCTGAAATAGGAGGGGTCTGGGTTGCTGCTTACGACAAGTTAAGCGGCACGAGCATTGTGGATGCCCTGGCTCCATCTTTCACAGATCCAGCAATTATTCCGCAGATTCTTAATTTGCTTGATTCTTTTTTACCGCGTTCCAGCGAATAAATAATATTTTTAATCAAATGAATGCGTTATCGTCGGCTGGAGCGCATGGCGAATTAAGAAACCAAAACATGTCCTATCATACTTTGTTTGAATTTTTGATTATTAATAAATATGAAACTTTAAAAAATCTTAAGGATTATGATATAGAAGATTTTTTGTACTTGGTAGAAATTGCAGCAGTCACCGAATTAGGAAAGTTACGGTCTCTATCAAAAATGAAACAATAATATGTTATAATAATATAAAGAGGAATTATGGCAAACAAAAAAATAGATCGTGATATTATTATAAAGCTTCCTGCCGCCGCCCTCGCGGCGCTACGCAAGGATATAGCAGAGACTGTCGTCAAAGGTATTGAGGACGGTTTTAAAAAATCAAAAAAAGCTAAAAGTAAAGACAAAAAAGTAGATATTGGGTCAGAAGAAAGACAAAAGTTAAAAAGCGAAGGTCTGTTAAAAGAAACGAGCGAAACGACTAAAAAATTAGCCGCGATGCGCGCCGGTTTTAAAAAACTAAGCGCAGTTATCGGAGTAGCAGTTCAAGCAATTGAAGCTTTCATGAAAATAATGGAACATGTTGAAACGCGCAGTTTAAGTGCAATTTCTCATAATAGTCTGTTTACCGACAAAAATACGATGGATATGATGCAGCGCACCGGTCAGTCCGCTAGCGAAAGCGCGGCGACGCAGCGAGCATTAGATACGTTGGGTATTAGTCTCAGCGATATTCAGAGTGGTAAAATTACGGCAAGCCAAATGGAAATGTTCCAGCAGCTACGAGAAGAGCATATCAATTCTATCGAACAAAGCAACCGAGCTTCTGAAGGAATGTTTTTAAAATGGCAAGAGTTTGCAGTAAAATTATCAACGATGCGTGATATGCTCGGTGACAAATTAACGCAAATGCTCGGCGAAAGCGGTGCGGTTGAACAAATCGTCGACGCAGTTGCCCCGTTGATAGATACTGTTTTTGGTGTTTTAGAAGATCTTATGCCCTTGATAGGGAATATTTTAAATATGATAGTCCCGTTGATAAAAATACTGGTGCGGCAACTGGAGATGACACGAGAATTATTAAAACCAGTTATCGCAGTCGTGAGCTGGGTGATACAATTAGTAACTGAGGTTTTGAATTTTATTGATCAACTAAACAACGCTGTTTATAATATGTTTAAGAAGTGGCTTGGATGGATTGGTATAAAATTACCGGATCGCAGTGAAAATACTACTTCTTATACTGTTAGCACTGCTAACACTAATAATACTCATCAGGTGGTAAATCAATATAATCAGATAAGTAATGATTTATGGTCGAATCAATACGGAATGGTGAATTAGGAGATAATTATGAGTCAAGTTTATGTGGCATTATTT contains the following coding sequences:
- a CDS encoding DUF1073 domain-containing protein; the encoded protein is MNYEQYIQEIAKIAKMEPSNLFAMPIDDFAKVLQDSNQEYITARQLHYKKEIEDLKEEGSEKSLGKMRRLQDAYDNAAMMIGRSDAFSSFDSYDINGMLYNWYLWTALYVSSWVFARAIDRPATDMIRAGWKIVPELKEDKLEIKNETGKIVIQNIRFDHSLFNTKMREMIQPIIQALKWSRLYGGAICCLLTEEEDVTEYEKPLEKLEKGKPFRLLPADRWQQVFPSANMVTDVKSIDYNTPEYYSVRTDAGSFRFHHTRVLRFANGAAPELISRMLMGWGIPDGVRLFNEINRDEKIKNMITSALAKNSLEIIKMGGMKQYMSDQLTPEMEAELDNKLAMINRYRSFNSLLFLDKDDDYSRHEGGPIGTLSQLMDTNSRFVAGAIPMPQVLLYGDQQTGLSGNSFDDLLLYEDHLMSLRHERLEGSIIKASKWICDYLGYETESIRVIFNSSLPVPESKKVENTNAHFEMWKTALDMGIYKKSMVLEEIRNKRDELAIGDSVTEEMVEQMRLEEGLEKDSEPATEEENGEELLPPTE